The DNA sequence CGCCGCGAGCGCCGGAATCTCCGCGGAGACGCTCCGGAAGATCGAGACCGGCCGCGCGCCCACGCCCGCCTTCTTCACCGTGGCCGCCCTCGCCGGAGCGCTGGGCCTCTCCATGGACGAGATCCTCGGCCGCTGCGCGCCGGAACCGGCCGCCGCTCCGCTGATCGCGTAGGGCCCTGGGGCGCGCCCCGACCGGCGGGCCGCCCCTCCGGACGCGTAGGGTCGCGCCGTGACCCTCCAGGACTTCGCACGCAGCGAGTACGTCAGCCTGACCACGTACCGGAAGAACGGCACACCCGTCGCCACGCCCGTCTGGGCCGCCGCCGATGGCGGTGTGCTGTACGTCTGGACCCGCTCCGACTCGTGGAAGGTCAAGCGGCTGCGCAACAACGGCAAGGTCGTTGTCACCGTCTGCGACGTGCGCGGCAGGATCGCCGAAGGGGCCCCCAGCGCCGAGGGCGCCGCGAAGCTCCTCGACGAGGACGGCACCCGCGCGGTGCGCGGACTGCTGGCGCGCAAGTACACCTGGAAGTTCTGGCTCGTCGACCGGCCCGCGACGGTCGTACGGCTCGGCAAGCGCCCGCACACCGGGATCGCCATCACCTTCTGAGCCCGGCCCGCCGAGGCGGCCGAGGCCCCCGGAGTCACCTTGAACGCCACCGGAGACCGGGACCGTATCCGTTGTGGACCGGTCGGGTGCGAAACATGATCGACTCCGCCGGTTCACGGCGATGGTCTTGCCCCGCCGGACGGAGGGGCTTACGTTCTCCATCCATGCACCGATCTACGTGCGTAGAGAACGCGTGCAGGCTCTCTGACGCCGCGTCGAAGGAGCAGCTCATGTCCCACGTCGTACGCGCCGCACTCGTCCAGGCGACCTGGACCGGCGACACCGAATCCATGATCGCCAAGCACGAGGAGCACGCGCGCGAGGCCGCCCGGCAGGGCGCGAAGATCATCGGCTTCCAGGAGGTGTTCAACGCCCCCTACTTCTGCCAGGTCCAGGAGCCCGAGCACTACCGCTGGGCCGAGCCGGTACCCGACGGGCCGACCGTCAGGCGTATGCGGGACCTGGCCCGTGAGACCGGCATGGTCGTCGTCGTACCGGTCTTCGAGATCGAGCGGTCCGGCTTCTACTACAACACCGCGGCCGTGATCGACGCCGACGGCTCGTATCTCGGCAAGTACCGCAAGCACCACATCCCGCAGGTCAAGGGATTCTGGGAGAAGTACTACTTCAAGCCCGGCAACGCCGGCTGGCCGGTCTTCGACACCGCGGTCGGCAAGGTCGGCGTCTACATCTGCTACGACCGGCACTTCCCCGAGGGCTGGCGCCAACTCGGACTCGGCGGAGCCCAGTTGGTGTACAACCCCTCGGCCACCTCGCGCGGACTCTCCAGCCACCTGTGGCAGTTGGAGCAGCCCGCCTCCGCCGTCGCCAACGAGTACTTCGTCGCCGCGATCAACCGGGTCGGCCAGGAGGAGTACGGCGACAACGACTTCTACGGAACCAGCTACTTCGTCGACCCGCGCGGCCAGTTCGTCGGGGACGTGGCCAGCGACAAGGAAGAGGAACTCCTCGTCCGCGACCTGGACTTCGACCTGATCGAGGAAGTCCGCCAGCAGTGGGCCTTCTACCGGGACCGACGGCCCGACGCCTACGACGGGCTGGTGGAGCCGTGACCGGACTGCACGAGCGCCACCTCGCCGTCAGCCCCGAGTGGCTGGCCCTCTACTACCGCCACCCCCTGGAACTCACCCACGGCGAGGGCCGCCACGTCTGGGACGCGGACGGCAACCGCTACCTCGACTTCTTCGGCGGCATCCTCACCACGATGACCGCCCACGCCCTGCCCGAGGTGACCAAGGCCGTCGCCGAGCAGGCCGGGCGCATCATCCACTCCTCCACCCTCTACCTCAACCGCCCCATGGTGGAGATGGCCGAGCGGATCGCCGCCCTCTCCGGCATCCCCGACGCCCGGGTCTTCTTCACCACCTCCGGCACCGAGGCCAACGACACCGCGCTGCTGCTCGCCACCGCGTACCGCCGCTCCAACCAGATCCTCGCGATGCGCAACAGCTACCACGGCCGGTCCTTCTCCACGGTCTCCATCACCGGCAACCAGGCATGGTCGCCCACGAGCCTGTCCCCGCTCCAGACCTTGTACGTCCACGGCGGCGTCCGCAGCCGGGGACCGTACGCCGAGCTCAGCGACGAGCGGTTCATCCAGGCGTGCGTCGCCGACCTGGAGGACCTCCTCGGGCACACCCGCCGGCCCGCCGCCCTGATCGCCGAGCCCATCCAGGGCGTCGGCGGCTTCACCTCTCCGCCCGACGGCCTGTTCGCCGCGTTCCGGGAGGTCCTGGACCGGCACGGGGTGCTGTGGATCTCGGACGAGGTGCAGACCGGCTGGGGCCGTACCGGCGAGCACTTCTGGGGCTGGCAGGCGCACGCCCAGAACGGGCCGCCGGACATCCTCACCTTCGCCAAGGGCATCGGCAACGGCATGTCCGTCGGGGGAGTGGTGGCCCGCGCCGAGGTGATGAACTGCCTCGACGCCAACTCCATCTCCACCTTCGGCGGTTCGCCGGTCACCATGGCCGCGTCGCTCGCCAACCTCTCGTACCTCCTGGAGCACGACCTCCAGGGCAACGCGCGGCGCGTCGGCGGGCTCCTCATCGAACGGCTGCGGGGCGTCGCCGCCGGCTCGCCCGCCGTACGCGAGGTGCGCGGCCGCGGCCTGATGATCGGCATCGAGCTGGTGAGGCCCGGCACCGACGAGGCCGACCCCGAAGCCGCCGCGGCCGTCCTCGAAGCGGCCCGCGCGGGCGGGCTGCTCATCGGCAAGGGCGGCGGCCACAGCACCAGCGTTCTCAGGATCGCCCCGCC is a window from the Streptomyces sp. MMBL 11-1 genome containing:
- a CDS encoding helix-turn-helix domain-containing protein, producing the protein MVRTPLTPEERLRGERLGMVLRAARGERSMAAVAASAGISAETLRKIETGRAPTPAFFTVAALAGALGLSMDEILGRCAPEPAAAPLIA
- a CDS encoding PPOX class F420-dependent oxidoreductase, translated to MTLQDFARSEYVSLTTYRKNGTPVATPVWAAADGGVLYVWTRSDSWKVKRLRNNGKVVVTVCDVRGRIAEGAPSAEGAAKLLDEDGTRAVRGLLARKYTWKFWLVDRPATVVRLGKRPHTGIAITF
- a CDS encoding nitrilase-related carbon-nitrogen hydrolase yields the protein MSHVVRAALVQATWTGDTESMIAKHEEHAREAARQGAKIIGFQEVFNAPYFCQVQEPEHYRWAEPVPDGPTVRRMRDLARETGMVVVVPVFEIERSGFYYNTAAVIDADGSYLGKYRKHHIPQVKGFWEKYYFKPGNAGWPVFDTAVGKVGVYICYDRHFPEGWRQLGLGGAQLVYNPSATSRGLSSHLWQLEQPASAVANEYFVAAINRVGQEEYGDNDFYGTSYFVDPRGQFVGDVASDKEEELLVRDLDFDLIEEVRQQWAFYRDRRPDAYDGLVEP
- a CDS encoding aspartate aminotransferase family protein, with the protein product MTGLHERHLAVSPEWLALYYRHPLELTHGEGRHVWDADGNRYLDFFGGILTTMTAHALPEVTKAVAEQAGRIIHSSTLYLNRPMVEMAERIAALSGIPDARVFFTTSGTEANDTALLLATAYRRSNQILAMRNSYHGRSFSTVSITGNQAWSPTSLSPLQTLYVHGGVRSRGPYAELSDERFIQACVADLEDLLGHTRRPAALIAEPIQGVGGFTSPPDGLFAAFREVLDRHGVLWISDEVQTGWGRTGEHFWGWQAHAQNGPPDILTFAKGIGNGMSVGGVVARAEVMNCLDANSISTFGGSPVTMAASLANLSYLLEHDLQGNARRVGGLLIERLRGVAAGSPAVREVRGRGLMIGIELVRPGTDEADPEAAAAVLEAARAGGLLIGKGGGHSTSVLRIAPPMTLTVAEAEEGAAILAEALHAAG